The following coding sequences lie in one Chelmon rostratus isolate fCheRos1 chromosome 2, fCheRos1.pri, whole genome shotgun sequence genomic window:
- the c2h3orf14 gene encoding uncharacterized protein C3orf14 homolog isoform X2 yields the protein MESRREQLKIQRRRQAKEAEAARRRNATLLQDLQRTEDRLRGKQLPHPHLLALQTRYWASVEESIPVWEHFLLGKGPHPTDGPGKPPNRAKQKPSTAKDQGLPPRPKPRTTR from the exons atggagagtcgcagagagcagctgaagaTCCAGAGGAGACGGCAGGCCAAGGAGGCTGAGGCAGCTCGCCGGAGGAACGCCACACTGCTGCAG GATTTACAGAGGACAGAGGATCGtctcagaggaaaacagctgccaCACCCGCATCTACTGGCTCTGCAG ACAAGATACTGGGCATCTGTGGAAGAGTCTATCCCAGTCTGGGAGCACTTCCTCCTGGGTAAAGGCCCACATCCGACTGATGGTCCAGGAAAACCACCCAACAGAGCCAAACAGAAACCCAGCACAGCAAAAGACCAGGGTCTGCCTCCTCGCCCAAAACCCAGGACCACTCGATAG
- the c2h3orf14 gene encoding uncharacterized protein C3orf14 homolog isoform X1: MSAALPGEMELLEKHEEILGRRAELVEQMESRREQLKIQRRRQAKEAEAARRRNATLLQDLQRTEDRLRGKQLPHPHLLALQTRYWASVEESIPVWEHFLLGKGPHPTDGPGKPPNRAKQKPSTAKDQGLPPRPKPRTTR; the protein is encoded by the exons ATGTCCGCTGCTTTACCTGGAGAAATGGAGTTGTTAGAGAAACACGAAGAGAT tttaggaaggagagcagagctggtggagcagatggagagtcgcagagagcagctgaagaTCCAGAGGAGACGGCAGGCCAAGGAGGCTGAGGCAGCTCGCCGGAGGAACGCCACACTGCTGCAG GATTTACAGAGGACAGAGGATCGtctcagaggaaaacagctgccaCACCCGCATCTACTGGCTCTGCAG ACAAGATACTGGGCATCTGTGGAAGAGTCTATCCCAGTCTGGGAGCACTTCCTCCTGGGTAAAGGCCCACATCCGACTGATGGTCCAGGAAAACCACCCAACAGAGCCAAACAGAAACCCAGCACAGCAAAAGACCAGGGTCTGCCTCCTCGCCCAAAACCCAGGACCACTCGATAG